The window GAAGGAATGTTCTCGACGACCGCGTACTGTCCGGTCAGGTAAGTCAGGCCCCACATTCCGGCTGTCTCGACAGCGGTGACATTGCTGTAGTCATTGGTGATAAGTTTACCGCCGTCGACTCCAGGCCCATTCATAGCTATGATTGCACGATCGAAACCACCGCCAAACCTGCACTTATTCGTCACTCTTTCCTTTCCACCACTCTGTCAATATGATTAACCTACCAAGCAGTCCCGTTATTGTCCGCGATGTTTCCAATGGCATCGGTGTATTTGACATTCGTGGTAGTGGAAGCAAGCGTCAAGTCGTACGTCGTAAAATCAGCGGAAATTGCATCATAGAGATCTCCTCCACCAGCAAAGTCGATATTCGATACGGGCCACATGTGATTGCATTTTGAGATGGCACACAAAGCTGTGATAAGCCAGTCGGCCCCTGAGTGGAGCTGAAGATCGGTACATTTGGCAACTCCATCGTACCCAAGAAGAGGACCAGAGGTGgcagaggaggaggcagCAGAGTTGGAAGCAGAGGCCGTCATTAAGGTAACAGACGGTTCGGCTCCAGAGGCAGAGGTGACATCGGTATTTTCAGACGTCGGAGCAGCCATTGCTGGAACCC is drawn from Cryptococcus gattii WM276 chromosome A, complete sequence and contains these coding sequences:
- a CDS encoding Hypothetical protein (Similar to TIGR gene model, INSD accession AAW40982.1; CNA05080), with protein sequence MAAPTSENTDVTSASGAEPSVTLMTASASNSAASSSATSGPLLGYDGVAKCTDLQLHSGADWLITALCAISKCNHMWPVSNIDFAGGGDLYDAISADFTTYDLTLASTTTNVKYTDAIGNIADNNGTAWFGGGFDRAIIAMNGPGVDGGKLITNDYSNVTAVETAGMWGLTYLTGQYAVVENIPSNDTTWGKLSNSATWMNKIDGTPVLIRTSDTPDASLKANQYYTLSTMDGTDNVVVWNPSGTGDNSYISIPIGTLKTSSKYLYHLDWAHFFYDVSR